The following proteins are co-located in the Mycolicibacterium goodii genome:
- a CDS encoding LppP/LprE family lipoprotein translates to MRIRRVSVVLASLGFLAAGCGWGPSSAPPPPPDTCTAADAPDPNTVAQEIAKLPAPHGGSKWVQVRDGHTTDCRLHWVQVGLSAAQPNSVGQLLFFDRQTPLGTATPEPRPYINVVTNGEDTVTVNYQWQQDGDSPEAPTGIATVRFRIGDDGRLMAVDPIPTP, encoded by the coding sequence ATGCGGATCCGGCGGGTAAGCGTGGTGTTGGCGTCCCTCGGGTTCCTGGCCGCGGGGTGTGGTTGGGGACCGTCTTCGGCCCCTCCGCCACCGCCCGACACGTGCACGGCGGCCGACGCGCCCGACCCCAACACCGTCGCGCAGGAGATCGCCAAGTTGCCCGCCCCGCACGGCGGCTCGAAGTGGGTGCAGGTCCGTGACGGCCACACCACCGACTGCCGGTTGCACTGGGTGCAGGTGGGCCTGAGCGCTGCGCAGCCCAACAGCGTCGGACAGTTGCTGTTCTTCGACCGACAGACCCCGCTGGGCACCGCGACGCCGGAACCACGGCCGTACATCAACGTCGTGACCAACGGCGAGGACACCGTCACGGTGAACTACCAGTGGCAGCAGGACGGGGACAGCCCCGAGGCCCCTACCGGTATCGCGACCGTGCGGTTCCGGATCGGCGACGACGGCAGGCTGATGGCCGTCGACCCGATCCCGACGCCCTGA